In Pseudomonas alcaliphila JAB1, a single window of DNA contains:
- a CDS encoding mechanosensitive ion channel domain-containing protein — protein MELDPWTQSLISAMTALWTKVAGFIPNLFVALVLVLLGFVVAKLLDTLLSKLLGKVGLDRLMTGTGLTKLLARVGIHAPVSTLIGKIVYWFVLLIFLVSAAESLGLQRVSATLDVLALYLPKVFGAALVLLAGVLLAQLVSSLVRGAAEGVGLEYANGLGRVAQGLVIIISISVAIGQLEIKTDLLNNVIAIVLISVGLAVALALGLGSRDIASQILAGIYVRELYQVGQQVQVGEVEGQIEEIGTVKTTLLTDTGELVSVANRVMLEQRVNSR, from the coding sequence ATGGAACTCGATCCCTGGACCCAAAGCCTGATCTCCGCGATGACCGCATTGTGGACCAAGGTTGCCGGATTCATCCCCAACCTGTTCGTTGCACTGGTGTTGGTACTGCTTGGCTTCGTCGTGGCCAAGTTGCTCGACACCCTGCTGTCCAAGCTGCTCGGCAAGGTCGGACTGGATCGCCTGATGACGGGTACCGGTCTGACCAAGCTGCTGGCACGCGTCGGCATTCACGCGCCGGTATCGACCCTGATCGGCAAGATCGTCTATTGGTTCGTGCTGCTGATTTTCCTGGTTTCGGCCGCTGAATCGCTTGGTCTGCAACGGGTTTCCGCGACCCTCGACGTGCTGGCGCTGTACCTGCCCAAAGTCTTCGGCGCCGCCCTGGTGCTGCTTGCCGGTGTGCTGCTGGCGCAACTGGTCAGCAGCCTGGTGCGTGGTGCTGCCGAAGGTGTCGGTCTGGAGTATGCCAACGGGCTGGGGCGGGTCGCGCAAGGTCTGGTCATCATCATCAGCATCTCGGTGGCCATCGGCCAGCTGGAGATCAAGACCGACCTGCTCAACAATGTGATCGCCATCGTGCTGATCTCCGTTGGCCTGGCGGTCGCGCTGGCATTGGGCCTGGGTAGTCGCGATATCGCCAGCCAGATTCTCGCTGGCATTTATGTGCGCGAGCTGTATCAGGTCGGGCAACAAGTGCAGGTTGGTGAGGTCGAAGGGCAGATCGAAGAGATCGGCACAGTGAAAACCACCCTGTTGACCGATACCGGTGAGCTGGTATCGGTGGCAAATCGAGTGATGCTCGAGCAACGCGTGAACAGTCGCTGA
- the cobA gene encoding uroporphyrinogen-III C-methyltransferase yields MSAKVWLVGAGPGDPELLTLKAVKALNQAEIVMIDDLVNPAVLEHCPGARIVSVGKRGGCRSTPQAFIHRLMLRYARQGKCVVRLKGGDPCIFGRGSEEADWLGEHGIEVELVNGITAGLAGATNCGIPLTLRGVARGVTLVTAHTQDDSSLNWAALAQSGTTLVVYMGVAKLADIRDGLLAGGMSAEMPVAMIENASLPAQRECRSQLGVMQDDATAFALKSPAILVIGEVARASTQISMPQLLHA; encoded by the coding sequence ATGAGTGCAAAAGTCTGGCTGGTAGGTGCGGGCCCAGGTGATCCCGAGCTGCTGACCCTCAAGGCGGTCAAGGCGCTGAACCAGGCCGAGATCGTGATGATCGACGATCTGGTCAACCCGGCCGTGCTCGAGCACTGCCCCGGCGCGCGTATCGTCTCGGTGGGCAAGCGCGGCGGATGCCGCTCCACCCCGCAGGCCTTCATCCATCGCCTGATGCTGCGCTATGCGCGCCAGGGCAAGTGCGTGGTGCGCCTGAAAGGCGGCGATCCGTGCATCTTCGGCCGCGGCAGCGAGGAAGCCGACTGGCTCGGCGAGCACGGCATCGAAGTGGAGCTGGTCAACGGCATCACCGCCGGGCTGGCCGGTGCCACCAACTGCGGCATCCCCCTGACCCTGCGCGGTGTGGCCCGTGGCGTGACCCTGGTCACCGCCCACACCCAGGACGACAGCAGCCTGAACTGGGCGGCACTGGCGCAGAGCGGCACCACCTTGGTGGTTTATATGGGGGTCGCCAAGCTGGCGGATATTCGCGACGGCCTGCTCGCCGGCGGCATGAGCGCCGAGATGCCGGTGGCCATGATCGAGAACGCCTCGTTGCCCGCACAGCGTGAGTGCCGCAGCCAGTTGGGCGTGATGCAGGACGATGCGACAGCCTTCGCCCTGAAGAGCCCGGCCATTCTGGTGATCGGCGAAGTCGCCCGCGCCAGCACACAGATCAGTATGCCCCAGCTCCTGCATGCCTGA
- the sigX gene encoding RNA polymerase sigma factor SigX, giving the protein MNKAQPLPTRYDPRELTDEELVARAHDELFHITRAYEELMRRYQRTLFNVCARYLGNERDADDVCQEVMLKVLYGLKNFEGKSKFKTWLYSITYNECITQYRKERRKRRLVDALSLDPLEEASDDKTPKVEERGGLDRWLVHVNPIDREILVLRFVAELEFQEIADIMHMGLSATKMRYKRALDRLRDKFSDTSET; this is encoded by the coding sequence TTGAACAAAGCCCAGCCCTTGCCCACGCGCTACGACCCCCGCGAGCTCACTGATGAAGAGCTGGTGGCGCGCGCCCACGACGAGCTGTTTCATATAACTCGTGCTTATGAAGAGCTGATGAGGCGCTACCAACGAACATTATTTAACGTTTGCGCGCGTTATTTGGGGAACGAAAGGGATGCTGATGATGTCTGTCAGGAGGTGATGCTCAAAGTTCTCTATGGCCTTAAGAACTTTGAGGGTAAATCCAAGTTCAAAACTTGGCTCTACAGCATCACCTACAACGAATGCATTACTCAGTATCGAAAAGAGCGGCGAAAGCGTCGATTGGTTGACGCCTTAAGTTTGGACCCGCTCGAAGAGGCTTCCGACGACAAGACACCCAAAGTCGAGGAGCGAGGCGGTCTGGATCGCTGGTTGGTTCACGTCAACCCGATCGATCGCGAGATTCTGGTGCTACGTTTTGTCGCAGAGCTCGAGTTTCAAGAGATTGCCGACATCATGCACATGGGCTTGAGCGCAACGAAGATGCGCTACAAGCGAGCATTGGATCGGTTGCGGGATAAATTTTCGGACACTTCCGAAACTTAG
- a CDS encoding OmpA family protein, which yields MKVKNTLGVVIGSLVAATSFGALAQGQGAVEVEGFVNRYFTDVQRDYAHNEGNLFGGSIGYYLTDDVELALSYGEYHDLRGEGSQGSKNIKGNLTDLKAIYHFGQPGVGLRPYVSAGFGHQSIGDANSGGRNHSTLAIAGAGAKYYFTEMFYARAGVDALYNIDQGDTEWQAGVGVGLNFGGGSKPAPAPVVAAAPEPMPEPAPEPVMEAVRVELDVKFDFDKDRVKEESYGDIKNLADFMNQYPQTTTTVEGHTDSVGSDAYNQKLSERRANAVRDVLVNQYGVDGSRVNTAGYGETRPVADNATDSGRAINRRVEAEVEAQIQQ from the coding sequence ATGAAAGTAAAAAACACCTTGGGCGTAGTCATTGGCTCTCTCGTTGCCGCAACCTCCTTCGGCGCGCTGGCGCAAGGCCAAGGCGCTGTCGAGGTGGAGGGCTTCGTCAATCGCTACTTCACCGACGTTCAGCGTGATTACGCGCACAACGAAGGCAACCTGTTCGGTGGCAGCATTGGCTACTACCTGACTGACGACGTCGAACTGGCGCTGTCCTATGGCGAATACCACGACCTGCGTGGCGAAGGTTCGCAAGGCAGCAAGAATATCAAGGGCAACCTGACCGACCTGAAGGCCATCTACCACTTCGGTCAGCCGGGTGTTGGTCTGCGTCCGTACGTCTCTGCCGGTTTCGGCCATCAGAGCATCGGCGACGCCAACAGCGGTGGTCGTAACCACTCCACCCTGGCTATCGCTGGCGCTGGTGCCAAGTACTACTTCACCGAAATGTTCTACGCCCGTGCTGGCGTTGACGCTCTGTACAACATCGACCAGGGCGACACCGAGTGGCAAGCTGGCGTGGGTGTTGGTCTGAACTTCGGTGGCGGCAGCAAGCCTGCTCCGGCTCCGGTCGTGGCTGCTGCGCCCGAGCCGATGCCTGAGCCCGCTCCTGAGCCGGTGATGGAAGCTGTTCGCGTTGAGCTGGACGTCAAGTTCGACTTCGACAAAGACCGCGTCAAAGAAGAAAGCTATGGCGATATCAAGAACCTGGCTGACTTCATGAACCAGTACCCGCAGACCACCACCACTGTTGAAGGTCACACCGACTCCGTTGGTAGCGACGCTTACAACCAGAAGCTGTCCGAGCGTCGTGCAAACGCCGTTCGTGACGTTCTGGTCAACCAGTACGGTGTTGACGGTAGCCGCGTGAACACTGCCGGTTACGGTGAAACCCGTCCGGTTGCTGACAACGCCACCGACTCCGGTCGCGCTATCAACCGTCGCGTTGAAGCTGAAGTGGAAGCCCAGATCCAGCAGTAA